Proteins co-encoded in one Nonlabens agnitus genomic window:
- a CDS encoding aminotransferase class V-fold PLP-dependent enzyme → MYNLRTHYPALQDYTYLNTAAHGLISTVVVDYKASLNHELLHHPAYFAERRTPFMNEVRNSLSSYLDSHYHLTALVSNFSLAFNALLEGIPATKKFLLVKGDYPSVNWPVEARKFQCCYADLNASLEENIWQACEQHQPDFLALSIVQYISGIRISLKFLKDLKVQFPDLIIIADGTQYIGVEEFRFRESGIDILAASCYKWLDAGDGNAFITFKEDVVERIKPKFTGFNSVQDFKNDRGSFMGHFEPGHQDMMAFGGLQKAVEFCDEYGMQHIEKQIKILTDAAMDAFTQRNLLKPEVTARDRHSSIFNISGDEVLMERLSDQNIIVSQRGDGLRVSFSYYNSMDDLHRLLDVIDSH, encoded by the coding sequence ATGTATAATTTAAGAACGCACTATCCTGCGCTCCAGGATTACACCTATCTCAACACCGCAGCTCATGGATTGATTAGTACCGTGGTGGTAGATTATAAGGCTTCCCTAAATCATGAGCTACTTCATCATCCAGCTTATTTTGCTGAGCGGCGCACACCATTTATGAACGAAGTGCGCAACAGTCTTTCCAGCTATCTTGATTCACATTACCATCTCACGGCTCTAGTATCTAATTTTTCACTCGCGTTCAATGCATTGCTGGAAGGTATTCCAGCCACAAAGAAGTTTTTACTGGTCAAAGGTGATTACCCATCCGTCAACTGGCCGGTAGAGGCTCGTAAATTTCAATGCTGTTATGCAGACCTCAATGCCTCTTTAGAAGAAAATATATGGCAAGCCTGTGAGCAACACCAGCCAGATTTCTTGGCATTGTCCATAGTCCAATATATTTCTGGTATTAGGATAAGCTTGAAGTTTTTGAAGGATCTAAAAGTCCAATTTCCGGACTTGATCATCATCGCAGATGGAACCCAGTATATAGGTGTGGAAGAATTTCGCTTTCGCGAAAGCGGAATAGACATACTCGCCGCATCCTGTTATAAATGGCTCGACGCTGGCGACGGTAATGCTTTTATCACCTTCAAAGAAGATGTGGTGGAACGGATCAAACCAAAATTTACCGGATTCAATAGCGTGCAGGATTTCAAGAACGACCGCGGCAGTTTTATGGGGCATTTTGAGCCTGGACATCAGGACATGATGGCCTTCGGTGGTTTGCAAAAAGCTGTTGAGTTTTGCGATGAATACGGTATGCAGCACATTGAAAAGCAAATAAAAATCCTTACTGATGCCGCGATGGATGCCTTTACACAACGTAACCTTTTAAAGCCTGAAGTAACGGCACGCGATCGTCATTCTTCTATTTTTAATATTAGCGGTGATGAGGTCTTGATGGAACGTCTAAGTGATCAAAACATCATCGTATCACAGCGTGGCGATGGCTTGCGCGTGAGCTTTTCCTATTACAACTCGATGGATGACCTGCATCGTTTGCTGGATGTGATCGACAGCCATTAA